In one window of Leptospira sp. GIMC2001 DNA:
- a CDS encoding response regulator transcription factor — MNIGIVENEILFAEYLIEEIIKCNDSHKIKTWKSAESFWRDPTKEEIDILLVDIGLPGMDGIELLKLYHEKEGRKSIVISSMQGDDTIFGAIRLGTSGYILKSELSSLCETLDTVANGGATISPSIAARVLHQFRNPIQNESTENSEKLIEPVSVETLSKREKQILEEIINGLSAIKIAELFGTTDGTVRQQIKNIYKKLQVNSRVELMRKARDLGMF, encoded by the coding sequence ATGAATATTGGAATCGTCGAAAACGAAATATTATTTGCTGAGTATCTCATAGAAGAAATCATAAAATGCAATGATAGTCATAAAATAAAAACTTGGAAATCTGCTGAATCTTTCTGGAGAGATCCAACCAAGGAAGAAATCGATATCCTGCTCGTTGACATCGGACTGCCTGGCATGGATGGAATAGAGCTTTTGAAACTCTACCATGAAAAAGAAGGACGAAAAAGCATTGTCATATCATCGATGCAAGGTGATGATACAATTTTTGGCGCAATCAGATTGGGAACTTCGGGTTACATTCTAAAATCAGAACTATCTTCTTTATGTGAGACACTCGATACAGTGGCAAATGGTGGCGCAACAATTTCTCCATCCATTGCTGCTCGTGTTCTTCATCAATTTAGAAATCCGATTCAAAATGAATCCACCGAGAATTCCGAAAAATTGATTGAACCTGTTAGTGTTGAAACCCTTTCGAAACGAGAGAAACAAATTCTTGAAGAAATCATCAATGGTCTTTCTGCGATCAAAATTGCAGAACTTTTTGGAACAACCGATGGGACAGTCCGTCAGCAGATAAAGAATATATACAAAAAATTGCAGGTCAATTCACGAGTTGAGCTTATGAGAAAAGCCCGTGACCTTGGAATGTTTTAG